A single region of the Microcella sp. genome encodes:
- the gltB gene encoding glutamate synthase large subunit — translation MEVTSPMQRFSSVPAAQGMYDPRREHDACGLAMVATLRGTAGHDIIQAALDALRNLEHRGAVGSDAGTGDGAGIVTQIPDGFFRAVAPFALPPAGRYAVGTVFLPTDDDERAAEKTAIEAIAVDEGLTVIGWREVPTDDSLIGSLAKASMPVFEQLFISSARADDAGVSLSGADLDRQAFRLRKRAERELGSYLPSLSCRTIVYKGMVTTLQLEPFYPDLSDERFTSKLALVHSRYSTNTFPSWPLAQPFRMIAHNGEINTVQGNRNWMRARQSQLRSELFGDLRDVFPIVTPGASDSASFDEVVELLTLGGRSLPHAIMMMVPEAWENQTDIDPSLRDFYEYHGMLMEPWDGPAALVFTDGSLVGATLDRNGLRPGRFVVTDDGLVVLASEIGVLDIEPSRIVRKGRLRPGKMFVVDTVDGRLIEDDEIKAELATMSPWGEWLDGQRIHLKDLPEREHIVHTPASIVRRQRTFGYTEEEVRVLLAPMAQHGAEPLGAMGSDTPIAVLSDRPRLLFDYFTQQFAQVTNPPLDSIREEVVTSMSLGLGPERNLLDATPRHARQVVLDFPIIDNDELAKIQHIDPRPGSSLTTTIKGLYRVDKGPRALEKRLLAICDEVDAAIDDGAEFIVLSDRDSTADLAPVPSLLMLAAVHHHLIRTEKRMQVGLVVEAGDVREVHHCAVLIGYGASAINPYLAMETVENLVRGGMIVGITPEKAVRNVIKALGKGVLKIMSKMGISTVGSYAGAQAFEAVGLSHEFVERYFTGTSSVLGGVGIDTIAAENASRHALAYPVAVPVNPHERLQTGGEYQWRREGPPHLFNPETVFRLQHATRSKRYDIFREYTKAVDEQGEKLMTLRGLFRLKTDERTPVPLDEVESVESIIRRFTTGAMSMGAISPEMHETLAIAMNRIGGRSNTGEGGESPERLLDPEKRSAIKQVASGRFGVTSLYLTHADDIQIKMAQGAKPGEGGQLPANKVYPWIARLRHGTPGVGLISPPPHHDIYSIEDLKQLIFDLKRANPLARVHVKLVSQSGIGAVAAGVAKAKADVILVSGHDGGTGASPLNSLKHAGTPWELGLAEAQQTLMLNNMRGRVTVQADGQMKTGRDVIVAALLGAEEFGFATAPMVVSGCILMRVCHLDTCPVGVATQNPELRKRFTGTPEFVITFMEYLAQEVREYLAALGFRTLEEAIGRADLLDVDRAIRHWKADGLDLAPILHGPQFDDSAPRTKREEQDHELDEHFDNELIRLSSDALQHGAPVRIDLPVRNTERAIGTMLGNHVTRLHGEHGLAADTIDITLTGSAGQSLGAFMPGGITLRLYGDSNDYVGKGLSGGRVIVRPSRDSVFAAERNVIAGNVIGYGATSGEMFIRGIVGERFMVRNSGATAVVEGVGDHALEYMTGGVALILGTTGRNLGAGMSGGVAYVHELKAERVNRDALDTGELALLPLDDDDRAAVSALLNRHHDETESALAARLIAEGSAALDRFVKVMPRDYAAVLVTRQTALDEGLDPDGDVVWGRILEVTGG, via the coding sequence ATGGAAGTCACATCGCCGATGCAGCGATTCTCTTCCGTGCCCGCAGCCCAGGGCATGTACGACCCTCGTCGCGAGCACGACGCGTGCGGGCTCGCCATGGTCGCGACCCTTCGCGGTACCGCAGGTCACGACATCATTCAGGCGGCACTCGACGCGCTGCGCAATCTTGAGCACCGTGGTGCAGTCGGCTCTGACGCGGGCACGGGAGACGGCGCCGGCATCGTCACCCAGATTCCCGACGGCTTCTTCCGCGCAGTCGCACCGTTCGCGCTGCCCCCGGCTGGTCGCTACGCCGTCGGCACAGTCTTCTTGCCCACCGACGACGACGAGCGCGCGGCAGAGAAGACGGCGATCGAAGCAATCGCCGTCGATGAAGGGCTCACGGTCATCGGGTGGCGCGAGGTGCCCACCGACGACTCGCTCATCGGCAGCCTCGCCAAGGCGTCGATGCCCGTCTTCGAGCAGTTGTTCATCTCGTCGGCCCGCGCCGACGACGCCGGCGTCTCGCTCTCGGGTGCCGACCTCGATCGGCAGGCGTTCCGGTTGCGCAAGCGAGCCGAGCGCGAGCTCGGGTCGTACCTGCCGTCGCTGTCGTGCAGAACCATTGTCTACAAGGGCATGGTCACGACTCTGCAGCTCGAGCCGTTCTACCCCGACCTCAGTGATGAGCGCTTCACGTCGAAACTCGCGCTCGTGCACTCTCGGTACTCGACGAACACCTTCCCCTCGTGGCCATTGGCCCAGCCGTTCCGCATGATCGCGCACAACGGCGAGATCAACACCGTGCAAGGAAACCGCAATTGGATGCGCGCTCGCCAGTCGCAGCTGCGATCTGAGCTCTTCGGCGATCTGCGCGATGTCTTTCCGATCGTCACGCCGGGCGCGAGCGACTCGGCGTCGTTCGACGAGGTCGTCGAGCTGCTGACGCTCGGCGGCAGGTCGCTGCCGCACGCGATCATGATGATGGTGCCCGAGGCCTGGGAGAACCAGACAGACATCGATCCGTCCCTGCGCGACTTCTACGAGTACCACGGCATGCTCATGGAGCCGTGGGATGGCCCTGCTGCGCTCGTCTTCACCGACGGCTCGCTCGTCGGGGCGACACTCGACCGCAACGGACTGCGACCGGGGCGCTTCGTCGTCACCGACGATGGTCTCGTCGTGCTCGCGAGCGAGATCGGGGTGCTCGACATCGAGCCCAGCCGCATCGTGCGCAAGGGGCGCTTGCGCCCCGGCAAGATGTTCGTCGTCGACACCGTCGATGGCCGGCTCATCGAAGACGACGAGATCAAGGCAGAGCTCGCGACGATGTCTCCGTGGGGCGAGTGGCTCGACGGCCAGCGCATCCACCTGAAAGATCTGCCAGAGCGCGAGCACATCGTGCACACGCCCGCCTCGATCGTGCGTCGTCAACGCACCTTCGGCTACACCGAAGAAGAGGTGCGCGTGCTGCTCGCGCCGATGGCGCAGCACGGAGCCGAACCGCTCGGTGCCATGGGTTCAGACACGCCGATCGCGGTGCTCTCAGACCGTCCGCGGCTGCTGTTCGATTACTTCACCCAGCAGTTCGCGCAAGTGACGAACCCCCCGCTCGACTCGATCCGCGAAGAAGTCGTCACGTCGATGAGTCTCGGTCTCGGCCCCGAGCGCAACCTGCTCGACGCTACTCCGCGCCACGCCCGGCAGGTGGTGCTCGACTTCCCGATCATCGACAACGACGAGCTCGCGAAGATCCAGCACATCGACCCGCGCCCCGGTAGTTCGCTGACCACGACGATCAAGGGCCTCTACCGGGTCGACAAGGGCCCGCGTGCGCTCGAGAAGCGCCTGCTCGCCATCTGCGACGAGGTCGATGCCGCGATCGACGATGGCGCGGAGTTCATCGTGCTGAGCGACCGAGACTCGACGGCAGACCTCGCGCCGGTGCCGTCGCTCTTGATGCTCGCCGCGGTGCATCACCACCTCATCCGCACCGAGAAGCGCATGCAGGTAGGGCTCGTCGTCGAAGCAGGTGACGTGCGCGAGGTGCACCACTGCGCCGTGCTCATCGGCTACGGCGCCTCGGCGATCAACCCCTACCTCGCGATGGAGACGGTCGAGAATCTCGTGCGGGGCGGCATGATCGTCGGCATCACGCCCGAGAAGGCCGTGCGCAACGTGATCAAGGCGCTCGGCAAGGGCGTGCTCAAGATCATGTCGAAGATGGGCATCTCGACCGTCGGCTCGTATGCCGGCGCCCAGGCGTTCGAGGCAGTCGGCCTCAGCCACGAGTTCGTCGAGCGGTACTTCACGGGCACGTCGAGCGTGCTCGGGGGAGTGGGCATCGACACCATCGCCGCCGAGAATGCGTCGCGGCACGCTCTGGCATACCCCGTCGCCGTGCCGGTGAACCCGCACGAGCGGCTGCAGACCGGTGGCGAGTATCAGTGGCGGCGCGAAGGGCCGCCCCACCTGTTCAATCCTGAGACGGTGTTTCGACTGCAGCACGCCACGCGATCGAAGCGCTACGACATCTTCCGTGAATACACGAAGGCCGTCGACGAGCAGGGCGAGAAGCTCATGACCTTGCGCGGACTCTTCCGCCTCAAGACCGACGAGCGCACGCCCGTGCCGCTCGATGAGGTCGAATCGGTCGAGTCGATCATCCGTCGCTTCACCACCGGCGCGATGAGCATGGGAGCCATCAGCCCCGAGATGCACGAGACCCTCGCGATCGCGATGAACCGCATCGGCGGGCGCAGCAACACGGGTGAGGGCGGTGAGAGCCCTGAGCGGCTTCTCGACCCCGAGAAGCGCAGTGCGATCAAGCAGGTCGCATCGGGGCGATTCGGCGTCACGAGCCTCTACCTGACGCACGCTGATGACATCCAGATCAAGATGGCACAGGGCGCGAAGCCGGGCGAAGGCGGCCAGCTGCCGGCCAACAAGGTCTACCCGTGGATCGCGCGGTTGCGGCACGGCACCCCGGGTGTCGGCCTCATCTCGCCGCCTCCGCATCACGACATCTACTCGATCGAAGACCTCAAGCAGCTCATCTTCGACCTCAAGCGGGCGAATCCGCTCGCGCGCGTGCACGTCAAGCTCGTGAGCCAGTCGGGCATCGGCGCTGTCGCGGCCGGAGTCGCCAAGGCGAAGGCCGACGTCATTCTCGTGTCGGGTCACGACGGGGGCACCGGGGCGAGCCCCTTGAACTCGCTCAAGCACGCTGGCACCCCGTGGGAGCTCGGGCTCGCCGAAGCGCAGCAGACGCTCATGCTCAACAACATGCGCGGGCGCGTCACGGTGCAGGCAGACGGTCAGATGAAGACCGGTCGCGACGTCATCGTCGCGGCGCTGCTGGGCGCCGAAGAGTTCGGCTTCGCCACGGCGCCGATGGTCGTCTCAGGCTGCATCCTCATGAGGGTCTGCCACCTCGACACCTGCCCGGTGGGCGTCGCCACGCAGAACCCCGAGCTGCGGAAGCGCTTCACGGGCACCCCCGAGTTCGTGATCACCTTCATGGAGTATCTGGCGCAAGAGGTGCGCGAGTACCTCGCGGCTCTCGGCTTCAGAACCCTCGAAGAGGCCATCGGTCGTGCCGACCTGCTCGACGTCGATCGGGCGATTCGCCACTGGAAGGCAGACGGGCTCGACCTCGCACCCATCCTGCATGGCCCGCAGTTCGATGACTCCGCGCCGCGCACGAAGCGAGAAGAACAAGACCACGAGCTCGATGAGCACTTCGACAACGAGCTGATCAGACTCAGCTCTGATGCGCTGCAGCACGGCGCGCCGGTGCGCATCGACCTGCCGGTGCGCAACACCGAGCGGGCGATCGGAACGATGCTCGGCAATCACGTGACGCGACTGCATGGCGAGCACGGGCTGGCCGCCGACACGATCGACATCACCCTGACCGGTTCTGCTGGCCAGAGCCTCGGCGCCTTCATGCCGGGGGGCATCACTCTGCGCCTCTATGGCGACAGCAACGACTACGTCGGCAAAGGCCTCTCAGGTGGTCGTGTGATCGTGCGCCCCAGCCGCGACTCGGTCTTCGCCGCCGAGCGCAACGTCATCGCCGGCAATGTGATCGGGTACGGTGCCACGAGTGGCGAGATGTTCATCAGAGGCATCGTCGGAGAGCGGTTCATGGTGCGCAACTCTGGCGCGACCGCGGTGGTCGAGGGGGTCGGAGACCACGCCCTCGAGTACATGACGGGCGGGGTGGCGCTGATTCTGGGCACGACCGGTCGCAACCTCGGCGCTGGCATGTCGGGCGGCGTCG